A genomic stretch from Thermomonospora umbrina includes:
- a CDS encoding HD domain-containing protein, with product MTGFTIGDRRWAAERDGALTPSELSRFVLQTVRVQAADWSARLLSRLRPGAATTTLELIGSGAPPDTDLAADVLRLAADTYPSRLLGHCLRCWYWADLFARLDRISYDPELLFASCLLHDIALPASGGAASCFAVEGGRIARAHLLQRGRPEDFAERVAEAITLHMNAQVPAERGAEAHLLHAAAHLDVAGTRARHLPPAHVREILQRHPRDGFAEEFERFMRREARARPRSRAAVSWRLGMAVPLHHNPIDLIDAPPTA from the coding sequence ATGACCGGCTTCACGATCGGCGACCGACGGTGGGCGGCGGAACGGGACGGTGCGCTCACCCCGTCCGAGCTCAGCCGTTTCGTCCTGCAGACGGTGCGCGTCCAAGCCGCGGACTGGAGCGCCCGACTCCTGTCGAGGCTGCGGCCGGGCGCGGCCACGACCACGCTGGAGCTCATCGGCTCAGGCGCCCCACCCGACACCGACCTCGCCGCCGACGTCCTCAGGCTCGCCGCCGACACCTATCCCTCACGGCTTCTCGGCCACTGCTTGCGCTGCTGGTACTGGGCCGACCTGTTCGCTCGACTCGACCGCATCTCCTACGACCCGGAGCTGTTGTTCGCGAGCTGCCTGCTGCATGACATCGCGCTCCCCGCCTCCGGCGGTGCCGCGTCCTGCTTCGCCGTGGAGGGAGGACGCATCGCACGAGCACACCTCCTGCAGCGGGGACGGCCCGAGGACTTCGCCGAACGCGTCGCCGAGGCCATCACTCTGCACATGAACGCACAGGTGCCCGCCGAGCGCGGAGCCGAAGCGCACCTGCTGCACGCCGCCGCGCACCTGGACGTCGCGGGAACACGCGCCCGCCACCTTCCACCGGCGCACGTTCGGGAGATACTCCAACGCCATCCGCGCGACGGCTTCGCCGAGGAGTTCGAGCGCTTCATGCGGCGAGAGGCCCGTGCCAGGCCCCGTTCTCGTGCGGCCGTGTCCTGGCGGCTGGGCATGGCCGTTCCCCTCCACCACAACCCCATCGACCTGATCGACGCCCCACCAACGGCCTGA
- a CDS encoding alpha/beta fold hydrolase → MSRSAALGPEAEVRLRQGRIRYRATGPADGPVLVFTHPFLFNGDMWRNVVPALSGRYRCISPDWPMGSHEIPLTRPTDLSPPALARLSADFLEALGLERVTLVGNDSAIAAVQCAAVLHPERIARIVVTPYEALERYPPAPFRVLRAGVRLPGAVWLMMQALRIPAMRRLPLTFGRYTRRPIEPAAMRSYLAPALGSREIRRDIRTWLRSLDPEWTARTVRRLSEFTGPALVVWAADDPVLSAERGRRLPRLLPEARHRTVADSRAGIPEDQPTRLAEVIHGFLTETDDLMPPQPPPQPR, encoded by the coding sequence ATGTCAAGGAGTGCGGCCCTGGGGCCGGAGGCGGAGGTACGGCTGCGTCAGGGGCGGATCCGATATCGCGCCACCGGCCCGGCCGACGGACCGGTGCTCGTCTTCACGCACCCGTTCCTGTTCAACGGCGACATGTGGCGCAACGTGGTGCCGGCGCTCTCGGGGAGATACCGCTGCATCTCGCCCGATTGGCCGATGGGCTCGCACGAGATACCGCTCACCAGGCCGACCGACCTGTCTCCGCCCGCGCTGGCACGGCTGTCGGCCGATTTCCTCGAAGCGCTCGGGTTGGAGCGGGTGACGCTGGTCGGCAATGACTCGGCGATCGCGGCCGTGCAGTGCGCCGCGGTCCTGCATCCCGAACGGATCGCACGGATCGTGGTGACGCCCTACGAGGCGCTCGAGCGATACCCGCCCGCGCCGTTCCGGGTGCTCAGGGCGGGTGTCCGGCTGCCGGGCGCGGTCTGGCTCATGATGCAGGCACTGCGCATCCCCGCCATGAGGCGGCTCCCCCTCACCTTCGGCCGGTACACCCGACGCCCCATCGAGCCGGCGGCGATGCGTTCGTATCTGGCCCCCGCACTCGGCTCCCGAGAGATCCGCCGCGACATCCGGACCTGGTTGAGGTCTCTGGATCCCGAGTGGACCGCGCGGACGGTCCGACGACTGTCGGAGTTCACCGGGCCCGCGCTCGTCGTGTGGGCCGCCGACGACCCGGTCCTCTCGGCCGAACGCGGCCGCCGGCTCCCACGACTGCTCCCCGAGGCCCGACACCGGACCGTCGCCGACTCCCGTGCGGGCATCCCCGAAGACCAGCCGACACGCCTCGCCGAAGTCATCCACGGCTTCCTCACGGAGACCGACGACCTCATGCCCCCACAACCGCCGCCGCAACCCAGATAG
- a CDS encoding WD40 repeat domain-containing serine/threonine-protein kinase codes for MATEPLVPGEPSRLGDYWLAGRLGAGGQGVVYEGYGPDGVRVAVKALHGDYSPTHREMFLREVDALRRVSQFCTARVLAVDVESTPPFLVSEYVAGPTLQQAVETSGAHGADELYRLAIGIATALTAIHRAGVVHRDLKPANVLLGPDGPRVIDFGIARTDDTSRSATGMKGTPRYMAPEVFQGQRPGPAVDIWAWGATMLFAASGKAPFDGETMPQVMHAALNTQPDTTMLPARLEPIVTAALAKDPARRPTAQQLLLDLLGGAPDADLLQQGEQAAAAVRPPVAAAPTLGERAEDVFRRLDPAAQAAVPTVLLRMVAAGDELLRPATRGEFTDGQSPEPAIEAVLVAFSQAGLLTWNGQDFAIATPALLRAWPRLRAWWDAERGGLAMHQELTAGVRLWDAHGRKKNDLFQGTRLDRALTWAATGRHRLTVNAAERAFLDAGTAAARRRSTLRTGVSIVLAALLIVSLGTGSVVVQQSRTVAEQRDLAARQRDSAIGRQLAGQAVQVRRTNPVLGRRLAIAAAALAGDTPDTHHALLTLSSQWEQDIWQVPGVDVSWNSSTPTGAGPQIFWKGNTIVLVDPDSRRLGRTIKVPGAALSGMESTLDGKQMLTLQKDQTMMLWDLATGTPRPLPHKHVARAGLWFSPTGQKLITTRDGMVRVLETATGRELFRVKAKYDVYGPVMSPDERSLVMPLNDGEKKMRLAWWDLTTGKEVQAPGHFKGYRSYLGTTFSPDGRFLATRHEGQITIVNARTREIRGSLAVPEDSGSGGDLTFSRDGAFLAYDMTLWSTEPEFGASPYLAYRTDAMCNDTRFSAGGTSLRCFDSQKRFRSIDVTAFVRQRRVSGSRINDSTISLDGTTVAAGDANSDVVQIWDTASGARRGAITLAGGADRTMVLSPDGRLLGVAREDGTVEIWDVRSRARRVLLNVGRAPSTRPAPSFSPDGKAVAVLTPGTSGDGAPGTPGAGTPHVLKFWDTATGRPLGQAAAMSPITVVGDSDGRIVWSRDGRRVVASAALGVVEFPSGRTLVRPGPLTASVSLSVQALSAKNVLATVDERSLVLRNTENLGQIGNPILLPQGSIKIAAFSPDGRLAATADPRGRIDIWDVENQRRIGLPLTGHTVGVSTTTIESLAFSPDGTRVHSVGGDDGVLVTHLIAPELLKADLCAKAGPLTEQEWATYVKDTGYQKTC; via the coding sequence GTGGCGACCGAACCCCTGGTACCCGGCGAGCCGTCAAGGCTCGGTGACTACTGGCTGGCCGGAAGGCTGGGCGCGGGCGGGCAGGGGGTGGTGTACGAGGGGTACGGGCCCGACGGCGTTCGGGTCGCGGTCAAGGCCCTGCACGGCGACTACTCTCCGACGCATCGGGAGATGTTCCTCCGCGAGGTCGACGCGCTGCGGCGGGTCTCGCAGTTCTGCACGGCCCGGGTGCTGGCGGTCGATGTGGAGTCCACGCCGCCGTTCCTCGTCAGCGAGTATGTCGCCGGCCCGACGTTGCAGCAGGCCGTCGAGACGAGCGGGGCCCACGGGGCCGACGAGCTGTACCGGCTGGCGATCGGGATCGCCACGGCGCTGACCGCGATCCACCGGGCGGGGGTCGTCCACCGGGACCTCAAGCCGGCCAACGTGCTGCTGGGGCCGGACGGGCCGCGCGTCATCGACTTCGGCATCGCCCGTACCGACGACACCTCCCGCAGCGCGACCGGCATGAAGGGGACCCCCCGCTACATGGCGCCGGAGGTCTTCCAGGGGCAGCGTCCCGGGCCCGCCGTCGACATCTGGGCGTGGGGCGCGACGATGCTGTTCGCGGCGTCGGGGAAGGCCCCGTTCGACGGGGAGACCATGCCGCAGGTGATGCACGCGGCGCTGAACACGCAGCCCGACACCACCATGCTGCCCGCCCGCCTGGAGCCGATCGTCACGGCGGCGCTCGCCAAGGACCCGGCGCGGCGGCCGACCGCGCAGCAGTTGCTCCTGGACCTGCTGGGCGGGGCCCCGGACGCCGATCTGCTGCAGCAGGGCGAGCAGGCCGCCGCCGCGGTCCGTCCCCCGGTCGCGGCCGCGCCGACGCTGGGCGAACGGGCCGAGGACGTCTTCCGGCGGCTGGACCCGGCGGCGCAGGCGGCCGTCCCGACGGTGCTGCTGCGCATGGTGGCGGCCGGGGACGAACTCCTGCGGCCGGCGACGCGCGGCGAGTTCACCGACGGGCAGTCGCCGGAGCCCGCGATCGAGGCCGTGCTGGTGGCGTTCTCCCAGGCGGGCCTGCTGACCTGGAACGGTCAGGACTTCGCGATCGCCACACCCGCGCTGCTGCGCGCGTGGCCGCGGCTGCGCGCCTGGTGGGACGCCGAACGCGGCGGGCTCGCCATGCATCAGGAGCTGACGGCGGGTGTCCGGCTGTGGGACGCCCACGGACGCAAGAAGAACGACCTGTTCCAGGGCACCCGGCTGGACCGCGCCCTGACGTGGGCCGCCACCGGCCGGCACCGGCTCACCGTCAACGCCGCCGAACGCGCCTTCCTGGACGCGGGAACGGCCGCCGCCCGCCGCCGGTCCACCCTGCGCACGGGCGTGTCCATCGTCCTCGCGGCGCTGCTGATCGTCTCGCTCGGCACCGGGTCCGTCGTCGTCCAGCAGTCCCGGACCGTGGCCGAACAGCGCGACCTCGCGGCCCGGCAGCGCGACTCGGCCATCGGCCGCCAGCTCGCCGGGCAGGCCGTGCAGGTGCGGCGCACCAACCCCGTCCTCGGCCGCCGGCTGGCCATCGCCGCCGCGGCCCTCGCCGGGGACACCCCCGACACGCATCACGCGCTGCTCACCCTGTCCTCGCAGTGGGAGCAGGACATCTGGCAGGTGCCCGGCGTGGACGTGTCGTGGAACTCCTCCACACCGACCGGCGCCGGCCCGCAGATCTTCTGGAAGGGGAACACCATCGTCCTCGTCGACCCCGACTCCCGCCGGCTCGGGCGAACGATCAAGGTGCCCGGCGCCGCGCTGTCGGGGATGGAGTCGACCCTCGACGGCAAGCAGATGCTCACCCTCCAGAAGGACCAGACCATGATGCTGTGGGACCTCGCGACGGGCACCCCCCGGCCGCTGCCCCACAAGCACGTCGCCAGGGCCGGGCTCTGGTTCAGCCCCACCGGGCAGAAGCTGATCACCACCCGCGACGGCATGGTCAGGGTCCTGGAGACCGCCACCGGCAGGGAACTCTTCCGCGTCAAGGCGAAGTACGACGTGTACGGCCCGGTGATGTCCCCGGACGAGCGCTCCCTCGTCATGCCGCTGAATGACGGCGAGAAGAAGATGCGGCTGGCCTGGTGGGACCTGACCACCGGTAAGGAGGTGCAGGCACCGGGCCACTTCAAGGGGTATCGGTCGTACCTCGGCACGACGTTCAGCCCGGACGGTCGGTTCCTGGCGACGCGCCACGAGGGTCAGATCACCATCGTGAACGCCCGCACCCGCGAGATCCGGGGGTCGCTCGCGGTGCCGGAGGACTCCGGCTCGGGGGGCGATCTGACGTTCAGCCGCGACGGTGCCTTCCTGGCGTACGACATGACGTTGTGGAGCACCGAGCCGGAGTTCGGCGCGTCACCGTACCTGGCCTACCGGACCGACGCCATGTGCAACGACACCCGGTTCAGCGCCGGCGGGACGAGCCTGCGCTGCTTCGACTCCCAGAAGCGGTTCCGGTCGATCGACGTGACCGCCTTCGTCCGCCAGCGGCGCGTCTCCGGCAGCCGCATCAACGACTCCACGATCAGCCTCGACGGCACCACCGTGGCGGCCGGCGACGCGAACTCCGACGTCGTCCAGATCTGGGACACCGCGTCGGGCGCCCGCCGTGGGGCGATCACGCTCGCGGGCGGCGCGGACCGCACGATGGTCCTGTCACCCGACGGGCGGCTGCTCGGCGTCGCCCGTGAGGACGGCACGGTCGAGATCTGGGACGTTCGGTCGCGCGCCAGGCGCGTCCTACTGAACGTCGGCCGGGCGCCGAGCACGCGGCCCGCGCCCTCCTTCTCGCCGGACGGGAAGGCGGTGGCCGTCCTCACCCCCGGCACCTCGGGCGACGGAGCCCCCGGCACGCCGGGGGCCGGCACGCCGCACGTGCTGAAGTTCTGGGACACCGCGACGGGACGGCCGCTGGGCCAGGCCGCCGCGATGAGCCCGATCACGGTCGTGGGCGACTCGGACGGGCGCATCGTCTGGAGCAGGGACGGCCGCCGGGTCGTGGCCTCCGCCGCCCTCGGCGTGGTCGAGTTCCCCTCCGGCAGGACGCTCGTCCGCCCCGGCCCGCTGACCGCCTCGGTGTCGCTCTCCGTGCAGGCCCTCAGTGCGAAGAACGTCCTGGCCACCGTCGACGAGCGTTCCCTCGTCCTCAGGAACACCGAGAACCTCGGGCAGATCGGCAACCCGATCCTGCTCCCCCAGGGCAGTATCAAGATCGCGGCGTTCTCCCCGGACGGTCGGCTGGCGGCCACCGCCGACCCCAGGGGCCGGATCGACATCTGGGACGTCGAGAACCAGCGCCGCATCGGCCTACCGCTCACCGGCCACACGGTCGGCGTCAGCACCACCACGATCGAATCGCTGGCGTTCAGCCCCGACGGCACCCGCGTCCACAGCGTCGGCGGCGACGACGGAGTGCTCGTCACCCACCTCATCGCGCCCGAGCTCCTCAAGGCCGACCTCTGCGCCAAGGCCGGGCCGCTGACCGAGCAGGAGTGGGCGACCTACGTCAAGGACACCGGCTACCAGAAGACCTGCTGA
- a CDS encoding aminoglycoside phosphotransferase, whose amino-acid sequence MAFGRVHWEELPEATRRAVERHTGPVVAARTVTQGRNCTVAAVLDTRRGEVFVKGVHRSHPRIWTQDMEESVNSHVLSIAPRLLWRVRGEWDVLGFECFDGSQADYSPASADIAKVIRTFQELGGIRCPNVSLKKPEHRWRSYVDDEADLAWFQGDHLLHIDPTPPNLLMVDERAVLLDWAWPTKGAGWIDAACLVIRLIEAGHSAEQAEALVSEIPVWATASREGLLVFARANDRMWSEVADGRPLGIAKAARTWLEHRVAT is encoded by the coding sequence GTGGCCTTTGGACGCGTCCACTGGGAAGAGTTGCCGGAGGCGACCAGGCGAGCGGTTGAGCGGCACACCGGCCCCGTCGTGGCCGCGCGTACAGTGACCCAGGGGCGCAACTGCACGGTCGCCGCCGTCTTGGACACCCGTCGGGGCGAGGTGTTCGTCAAGGGGGTTCACCGCTCGCATCCGCGCATCTGGACGCAGGACATGGAGGAGTCGGTCAACTCCCATGTTCTCTCGATCGCCCCTCGCCTGCTCTGGCGGGTGCGAGGAGAATGGGACGTCCTGGGGTTCGAGTGCTTCGACGGCTCGCAAGCCGACTACTCACCCGCGTCCGCCGACATCGCCAAAGTGATCCGAACGTTTCAAGAGTTGGGCGGGATCCGCTGCCCGAATGTGTCGCTGAAGAAGCCCGAGCATCGATGGCGGTCGTACGTCGACGACGAGGCCGACCTGGCGTGGTTTCAGGGTGATCACCTTCTTCATATCGACCCGACGCCCCCCAACCTCCTGATGGTCGACGAACGCGCCGTACTCCTGGATTGGGCCTGGCCGACCAAAGGGGCGGGGTGGATCGACGCCGCTTGTCTGGTCATTCGTCTGATCGAGGCGGGTCACAGTGCCGAGCAGGCCGAAGCTCTCGTGTCCGAGATCCCGGTCTGGGCGACGGCTTCTCGGGAGGGTCTGCTGGTCTTCGCCAGGGCCAACGACAGGATGTGGTCGGAGGTCGCCGACGGCCGACCTCTGGGCATCGCGAAGGCCGCCCGTACTTGGCTCGAACATCGTGTGGCGACGTGA
- a CDS encoding DUF397 domain-containing protein, translating to MTTWRKSSRSANSGQEDCVELARLTRTVGIRDSKSPDAGHLNLSPETFTALIAQVKRDEPSI from the coding sequence ATGACGACATGGCGTAAGTCCAGCCGCAGCGCCAACTCCGGTCAGGAAGACTGCGTCGAGTTGGCCCGTCTCACCCGGACGGTCGGCATCCGCGACTCCAAGTCCCCCGACGCCGGACACCTCAACCTCTCCCCCGAGACGTTCACCGCGCTCATCGCCCAAGTGAAGCGCGACGAGCCGAGCATCTGA
- a CDS encoding helix-turn-helix domain-containing protein codes for MSVAESLDPLGGLWSLLAVHLRILRKQNGMSQVAVGTLVAADHKTVSNWEAGRYHPPVEALRILDVEWKTGGLLEAIHHYAKTMQAPAKFRAISEYEEMADVIRVNGVGFIPGLLQTAEYAREAFTTAGILEVEKQVERRLQRQDLFTRPTPPYVSVLLSEVAVLLIPPSLRRAQLGKLLEISDRHHVTLRMVAVNAGLHLGLEGDFYIYSTPLRELGFVETPARGRLVTEADDLRRLTVAFDRTSGRALSPEATRAKLQEMIEVSNDDMA; via the coding sequence ATGAGTGTCGCCGAGTCACTGGATCCCCTCGGGGGTCTGTGGTCTCTTCTGGCCGTTCACCTGCGGATACTCCGCAAGCAGAACGGGATGTCGCAGGTCGCCGTGGGCACGCTCGTGGCGGCCGACCACAAGACGGTCTCCAATTGGGAGGCCGGTCGGTACCACCCTCCGGTGGAGGCGCTCCGGATCCTCGACGTCGAGTGGAAGACCGGGGGACTGCTGGAGGCCATCCACCACTACGCCAAGACCATGCAGGCACCGGCCAAGTTCCGCGCGATCTCCGAGTACGAGGAGATGGCGGACGTGATCCGGGTCAACGGAGTCGGGTTCATCCCCGGCCTTCTCCAGACTGCGGAGTACGCGCGGGAAGCGTTCACGACGGCGGGCATCCTCGAAGTCGAAAAGCAGGTCGAACGACGGCTGCAACGACAGGACCTCTTCACGCGCCCAACGCCACCGTACGTCTCCGTCCTCCTGTCGGAGGTGGCCGTCCTCCTGATCCCCCCATCGCTGCGTCGCGCGCAACTCGGGAAGCTCCTGGAGATCTCCGACCGTCATCACGTCACACTGCGTATGGTCGCCGTGAACGCGGGTCTCCATCTCGGCCTCGAAGGCGACTTCTACATCTACTCCACCCCGCTTCGGGAGCTGGGTTTCGTGGAGACTCCCGCCCGTGGAAGACTCGTGACGGAAGCGGACGATCTGCGTAGACTCACCGTCGCGTTCGATCGAACCAGCGGGCGCGCACTCTCGCCAGAGGCGACCCGTGCCAAACTCCAAGAGATGATCGAGGTCAGCAATGACGACATGGCGTAA
- a CDS encoding methyltransferase domain-containing protein, with translation MTPEEAIKAVPRHPFIPDRIFVRNENNHLVPCERREDPERWREAVDSEGPVVTRAAFDTAIPPEYRNAATGAGVEATSSNSAPHIVRRMLEALDLEPGMAVLEIGSGTGWNAALLATIAGVSNVTTVEIDPELAALARTNLERAGCPVEVITGDGELGHPRNAPYDRVICTAAVSNLPYVWVEQTRPGGIILAPWGPIHPDWPLCHLVVTDEGTADGRFIAPSWFMPLRDQRPSRAAARQAEKLWKTLGEPTIDRFGITVSPEGQRIWLDLPDNPIDKAWSSVR, from the coding sequence GTGACTCCCGAGGAGGCCATCAAAGCCGTGCCTCGTCACCCCTTCATCCCAGACCGGATCTTCGTTCGGAATGAGAACAACCATCTGGTCCCATGCGAACGCCGCGAGGATCCCGAGCGGTGGCGGGAAGCGGTGGACTCCGAGGGCCCCGTCGTCACCCGGGCGGCCTTCGACACCGCCATACCCCCGGAATATCGGAACGCGGCCACCGGCGCGGGCGTAGAGGCCACCAGCTCCAACAGCGCCCCCCATATCGTCCGCAGGATGCTGGAGGCGCTGGACCTCGAACCCGGCATGGCCGTGCTCGAAATCGGCTCCGGGACCGGCTGGAACGCCGCCCTGCTGGCCACGATCGCCGGGGTCTCGAACGTGACCACGGTCGAGATCGATCCGGAACTGGCGGCACTGGCCAGGACCAACCTGGAACGAGCGGGCTGCCCAGTGGAGGTCATCACCGGGGACGGAGAACTCGGACATCCGAGGAACGCGCCCTATGACCGTGTGATCTGTACGGCGGCGGTCTCGAATCTGCCCTACGTCTGGGTGGAACAGACACGCCCCGGGGGGATCATCCTCGCCCCCTGGGGTCCCATCCATCCCGACTGGCCGCTGTGCCATCTCGTGGTGACGGACGAAGGTACGGCGGACGGCCGGTTCATCGCCCCGTCATGGTTCATGCCGCTCAGAGATCAGCGCCCTTCCCGTGCGGCCGCACGGCAAGCGGAGAAGCTCTGGAAGACCTTGGGTGAACCCACGATCGACCGATTCGGCATCACCGTGTCACCCGAAGGCCAGAGGATCTGGCTCGATCTGCCGGACAACCCGATCGACAAAGCGTGGAGTTCGGTTCGTTGA
- a CDS encoding class I SAM-dependent methyltransferase, translated as MTTDAWAGAAHYSRAELSIYDVSVLAVNCRVLWRCPPGVMLAQYDRNVSDDHLELGPGTGYFLDRCSFPSAEPRLTLIDLDLGVLRTAGRRLARHSPTTRLRNVLEPLRLGDERFGSVGLNMLLHCVPGSIADKAVVFDHLLPYLRVGGRVFGSTVLCHGVPHTPLSRAAVRALNRRRIFHNAEDSLDTLEAELDRRFTAHRVTVRGSMALFEATR; from the coding sequence ATGACGACGGACGCATGGGCGGGAGCGGCGCACTACTCCCGGGCCGAGCTGAGCATCTACGACGTCTCGGTGCTCGCGGTGAACTGCCGGGTGCTGTGGCGCTGCCCGCCCGGGGTGATGCTCGCCCAGTACGACCGCAACGTCAGCGACGACCACCTGGAGCTGGGCCCCGGGACGGGCTACTTCCTCGACCGCTGCTCGTTCCCGTCGGCCGAGCCCCGGCTGACCCTCATCGACCTCGACCTCGGCGTGCTCCGCACGGCGGGCCGGCGGCTGGCCCGCCACTCCCCCACCACGCGACTCCGCAACGTTCTGGAGCCCTTGCGTCTGGGCGACGAGCGGTTCGGTTCGGTGGGCCTCAACATGCTGCTGCACTGCGTGCCGGGATCCATCGCCGACAAGGCCGTGGTCTTCGACCACCTGCTGCCCTACCTGCGGGTCGGCGGCCGCGTCTTCGGCAGCACGGTCCTCTGCCACGGCGTCCCCCACACCCCGCTCTCCCGCGCGGCGGTACGGGCCCTCAACCGACGCCGGATCTTCCACAACGCCGAGGACTCCCTCGACACGCTGGAGGCCGAGCTGGACCGGCGCTTCACCGCTCACCGGGTGACGGTGCGCGGCTCCATGGCGTTGTTCGAGGCCACCCGCTGA
- a CDS encoding DUF1579 family protein → MSETTEFEMPTPDAALKRLGFLVGAWRLKGSTIEGPMGPATEILGEETFEWMEGGFFLVHRWTSSFEVAGTKVVDSGYEMFDYDTATGRFRTHFFNSLGPYDDTGSKYHGDFAGDALVLVGPARITRIPNADGTVTVDSDVPIGEDTWAPMMSYTLTKVG, encoded by the coding sequence ATGTCGGAGACCACGGAGTTCGAGATGCCGACCCCGGACGCCGCCCTGAAGCGGTTGGGCTTCCTGGTGGGCGCGTGGAGGCTGAAGGGCTCGACGATCGAGGGGCCGATGGGGCCGGCCACCGAGATCCTCGGCGAGGAGACCTTCGAGTGGATGGAGGGCGGGTTCTTCCTCGTCCACCGCTGGACCAGCTCCTTCGAGGTCGCCGGGACCAAGGTGGTCGACTCCGGGTACGAGATGTTCGACTACGACACCGCGACCGGCCGGTTCCGCACGCACTTCTTCAACAGCCTCGGCCCGTACGACGACACGGGCAGCAAGTACCACGGCGACTTCGCCGGGGACGCCCTGGTCCTCGTCGGCCCGGCCCGGATCACCCGTATTCCCAACGCCGACGGCACCGTCACCGTCGACTCGGACGTGCCGATCGGCGAGGACACCTGGGCGCCGATGATGAGCTACACCCTCACCAAGGTCGGCTGA